CTTATCGCTTGGTAATCCAATTAATAAGCTTGTTCGCTCCAAGTGGGCTTCATGCTTTATTTGCACCAAATCTCTGTCCTTTGTAAGCACTAAAAAACGCGTATGATTATTTGGATAATCATGTATGTTCGCCTTAAATATCTGTAAACCATATTCACTAGCTGCAAGCTTATTCCCTATTGCAGCAATCGGTTCGTTACGCTCGCTTGCAATCTCAGCAGCTCTTCCTGTTGAAGTTGAAAAAACAGTGCTGGCATGTGACAAATTTTGGTGTAAAAATTGATGACACTGTGCTATCGCATGACTATGTGAATGCACTTCTTGAATATCGGAAAGATTTCCATTAAAATCTTTTCGCACTAACAAATGCTGCTGAATTGGTACAACAATTTCAGAAACTATTGGCAGCCTTACCTGGTGAATTAAATAATCAACTGTAATCTGCACCGTCCCTTCAATCGCATTTTCCAGGGGAACGACACCAATATCTATGGTTCCGTTATCCACAGCATCAATACATTCCGGTATCGTTTGAAAGCTTTGCTTCAATTCATCCCCGAACGCAGTATCAACTGCTAATTTTGTAAATGTCCCTTTCGGTCCTAAATAGCCTATTTTCGTCAAAACTGTTCCTCCCCTAAAAGCACAATAGCTGTTATTCAATGAATTCAAATTCAAAATCTAATAAGCGAATCGTATCGCCATCTTTTGCGCCTCTTTCTCTTAGAGCTGCATCCACGCCCATACCTCTTAATTGCCGCGCAAAACGTTGTGTAGCTTCATCTCGCTGAAAATCTGTCATTTTAAATAGCTTCTCAATTTTATTTCCATAAAGTACAAAAGCACCATCTGGATCTCTCGTTATATGGAACGGCTCTTCTTCTTTCTGGTAACGATATATAACTGTTTCATCCGTATCATCTATTTCTGTCTTATTCTTAGGCGTTTTTTCCAAAAGATCTGCGATTGCAAATAGGATGTCCCTTAGACCATCTCTTGTTAAAGCCGAAATTTCATAAATAGGTAAGCTTTTATTAAGTTGCTCTTTAAATTTCTCTAAATTTTCCTTTGCTCCCGGCATGTCCATTTTATTAGCTGCAATAAGCTGTGGACGGCTGGATAATTTTGAATCATATGCTTCTAATTCTTGATTAATCTTCAAATAGTCGTCATATGGATCTCTGCCTTCAATGCTAGCCATATCAATAACATGAACAATAACTCGAGTTCTTTCCACATGCCTCAGGAACTGATGTCCTAGACCGACTCCAGCCGACGCACCTTCAATCAATCCTGGAAGGTCAGCCAAAACAAAGCTTCGCCCATCACCAGTATCAACAACACCTAGGTTCGGTGACAGTGTTGTGAAATGATAATCTGCAATTTTCGGTTTCGCAGCACTTACTACAGATAAAAATGTAGACTTCCCTACACTTGGAAATCCTACAAGTCCGACATCCGCAATTAGCTTTAGCTCCACTTTAATATTTCTTTCCTGTCCTGGCTCACCATTCTCAGCCATATCTGGTGCTGGATTTCTCGGTGTTGCAAAACGCGTATTGCCGCGTCCGCCTCTTCCCCCTCGAACGATAACTGCTTGTTGGTTGTGCACCGTTAAGTCAGCAATTACTTCCTCTGTATCTTCATCAATAACTGTCGTGCCTGGGGGAACAGACAGAATCAACGGTTCAGCATTTTTACCATGCTGCGTTTTACTCATCCCGTTTTCTCCGCGCTTCCCTTTAAAGTGACGATTATAACGAAAGTCCATTAACGTGTTAAGTCCTTCATCCACTTTAAAAATAATATCTGCACCGTCTCCACCATCTCCACCTGCTGGTCCGCCCATTGGTACATACTTCTCTCGGCGATAAGCTACTAGTCCGTTACCACCATCTCCGGCTTTTACATACACACTGACCTGATCTACAAACATTGTGATTCACCTCATTATTACTGCGAAACAATTAAACCAAAGCTTACTCCATTCATTGTTTTAGCTATCACTATTTCCGCAGCTTCATCTTTTTGCATTTTCTTGATGTCATCCATTAATTGCTCTGCTTCATCCATTTCACAAATGATTGAAAGCATCATTTCTATGCGTGTATCCGATCTTTCTTCTGCAACCAGCTTTACTTCGTATAGCAATTCTGGATTAAGAATTTCCACGCATCGTTCCATAAAATCATGAAACTGACTTACTAGCAACGAATCCGAAGCATGCAGGTTTTTATACTCCGGATGAATTGTATACGTCAGCCGAAAATTATTATAACGCATATTGAATTGGATAATCCACAGCATAAAATCCGGCGCATTCAAATTCATTAGTTTCCGTTCCTCATTATAATACTCTACAATCTCACTAAGTTTTTTCTCAGCTTTTTCTATATTTCTCATCCCAACATATCCTTGAACAATTTGCAAATGATTCATTAATTCATGCCGATAATGCTGTAAGATTTGTACAACCTGCTCCCCCATCATGCTCTCCCCCCCATTATTATGAAAGTATAGCAGAAATAAACAAAAAGCGGAAGCAAGCCAATGAAGCTTCCGAGCATTTCTTTTTTACTTCCTTCAATTGTAACCTGTGGTCACAATTGAAGGAAACTACAAATTAATGATTATTTGCTTAATCGGAGCAACGATCACCGTCCGGGAACGCTCCGGGCGGATGTTTTCCGTGGGCACGGCATCGTGACAACACGCAGCGGCAGCACAAGGGGGCTCAGTAGCCCCCTAAGGTGCGCGAAGTATATTTCAGGAACGTGTATACGCAAAACATTACGGGTTAGTTCGAAGTCTATATTTTTTATGTATAATTAATTCTTTTCAGCAAGAAGATTAAACGAAGTTCAAATTTTTTTAGTATGTTTCACCAATTTAGCATTGATGGAGTGAGAGTATAAGATATTATCGATAAACTAAAAACTCCAGTCAAAATGATTGACTGGAGTTTCTTGAAATTCATTAAGCTTCTTGTGCTACTGGATAAACACTTACTTTTTTGCGGTCTCTACCATAGCGTTCAAATTTAACAACACCATCGATTTTAGCAAAAAGTGTATCGTCACCACCACGGCCAACGTTTTCACCTGGGTAAATTTTCGTACCGCGTTGACGGTATAAAATTGAACCACCAGTTACAAACTGACCATCTGCACGTTTTGCACCAAGGCGTTTAGATTCAGAATCACGACCGTTCTTCGTACTACCTGCACCTTTTTTCGTTGCGAAAAATTGTAAATCTAGACGGATCATGGACTGCACCCCCTTACTTGTTCTCAATTTTTATAAATTGACTATATTCAAGTTCAATCGATTTCAGTGAAATAAGCATTCCCTCGAATAAGAGCTGAACTTTCCCCATTTGTTCATAAGGAAGTCTTTTCGGTAACGTTACATGTAAGTAACCACCTTCTGCTCCTTGTTCAATTTCCAGATTTGTATCACATAATTCCATTACTGCATTAACTGTACCAATTGATACAGCAGATACACCTGCACATACAAGATCGTAGCCATATGGACCACTCTCAGCATGACCAGATAATTCAAAAGCAGTAATTTGCTTGTCTGTTCGGAAAACAGTAACTTGAATCATATTAAAAAACCCTTATGTTTATGCATTGATTTTTTCAATTACTAGTTTCGTATAAGGTTGACGATGACCTTGTTTACGATGATAGTTTTTTCTGCGTTTGTATTTATAAACAATAACCTTTTTTTGACGGCCTTGTTTTTCAACTTTAGCAGTAACTGTTGCACCTTCAACGTAAGGAGCTCCAACTTTAACATCATCTCCGCCAACGAAAAGAACTTTATCGAAAGTAATAGAATCATTCGCTTCAGCAGAAACTTTTTCTACATAGATTTCTTGTCCTTCGACAACTTTAACTTGTTTACCACCTGTTTCAATAATTGCGTACATACTTGCACCTCCTTAATAGTCTCAGACTCGCCATACAGGTACTTCAAAAAGTTTAAAACCTGTTCTGTGCGGTTGTAGCACGGGTGCTACGATAATTAACGTATTGATGTTATCATGTATCGTCACTGTTTGTCAAGAACCTGCCTATAAATTATATACATTTTTAGCATTGTGGATGTTCTTGCTGCAATTGACTCTACAATAATAACATTTTACAGTACAAAAAGACTCTTTGCAAATCATCGAGTCTTTTTGTTCAGACCTGCTATTTATATAAAAATGCATCTCCGACAGACTGATTATATTCCCGTTCATAAAAATAGCTTTGCAAACAGTCTGCTTCATCAACGGATTTTCGATTATTTTCAGCATATACGATATAAATCGGATGCTTCTTTTCCCTTCTGAAACGGGAAAATAAGTCGAGAAAAGAGCTGTCGGGTGCTACGGTAAGAGGGACAACCCCTTTTATTGCTGCATCGCCCTCATATCGCCTTAATAAAAAGCGCATAAAAACATACGAACGCTGTTTCCAGTCATTTCTATTCTCCATAAAAAGAAATGCCCAAATAAAAAACGAACTTAACGTAAATGGGAAAAATAAAAGTTGAAGTACAAGTATCAATGTGATGAAAACCATCGAAAATATAAGTGTGAATTGATACGCTTTTTTGTACGGAAAAAAATAAGAAACAACCAATAAAAGCAATTTCCCCCCATCCAATGGCCATACTGGTATTAGGTTAAATAGAAGAAAGATCGTATTGTAATACAATATCAGTTCCAGGATTGATGCTGGGATGAGCTGAAACGCCTCCATAAGAAAGCAAAGATAATAGACGACAAGATGTTGATAGGGACCGGCTAGTGTGACAAATGCCTCTTCCTTCATCGATTTATTCCCATGCTCCTCAGTGTCCATCACCCCTCCGAATACCCAAAGTACAATATACCTGATTCGCCACTTCATCATCCTTGCTGCAATGTAGTGACCAAGTTCATGAAATAATACTAATGCAAAGATAATCAATAATTCCAGAAATGTACCTGTCAAAAACGAGATAATTATAAAGATAAATAAAATCGGATGGATATGAATTTTCGGGATATAGTTAAGGAAGCTCATCAACCTGTATCACCTGAACTGGATCGACATAATCATTATTTTTTTCAATGGAGAAAAATACTGTCTCATTGTCAGCTTCTGGTGTAAAACTTCCGATTTGTTGATTACCCGCAATAAATTGATACAGATGGACATCAATAGAACTGAGGTTTCCATAATTGGTCACGGTTCCATCCGCATGCTGTACAGTTACCGTTTTATTTGTTTCTTTGTCATTCCCAGCAAAAATAACAACACCTTCCTGAATAGAAGTGACATTGGCAGTTTCTTTCGGCGTAATCATAATTCCTGTTCCATTTGTTTGAAATGTTTCGGTTATATTTCCATTAACCGGAAGTGCCATTGCTTGGTCTTCGTTGGTTTCCAAGACGGGTTCTGGTTCCGGTGAAAGAGACAACGGCCTACCAAACGTCTCTTTATACCAGACATTTACCTTTGCAAACGGAAATTCATTTTTCATTACTTGGCTCGTCCATTCTCTCGGTTTCTGCAATAATGTTGTATCGGCTTGCCATAATAAAGCTGTCCCAAAGAAAAGCATAGCTGACAAAATTCCTTTCAATGCAATACTTGTTACTGCACGATTATTACGGCTGGATACTTCTTCATGATTTGTAAATACGGAATAATAACCATGCTTTTCTTCCTCTCCTGGAATGGATGGAAGCATTTGCTTTGTTGTCTCTCCTCCAGAAGGAAGACCCCGCATTTTTTTTCGCTGCTCAATCGCCTTGCGAACCTTTTTGATATCATTGTCCATTTTCCTCACATTCCTTCAAATTCATTTGTACAAGTATATGTGTGCAAGGTATGTAGTATGAACAAAAAAGCTGGAATGAAAATTAATGATTTTCATTCCAGCCTTTAATTTATAATTAGCCATATTAAGTATTGTATCCTTCTTACTTTATGTTGGCCTATTCGTTATGCACGGAGGCCGAGGAATTTCTTAAAACGCTGAAATACACCTTTTTCATCCTCCAGTGATTGTAAAGGTACAGTCTCTCCAAGAATCCTTCTAGCAATATTGCGATAGGCAATAGATGCTTTTGAGTTAGGGTTCATTGCAATTGGTTCCCCCTTATTTGATGCTTTTATCACTTCATCATCATCAATCACGACACCAATCAAGTCAATAGACAACAATTGAACGATATCTTCAATATCAATCATATCTCCGTTTTTCATCATATGATTTCGAATTCGATTAATAATTAAACGCGGTGTTTCACTCATTTCCTCTTTTTCTAGTAATCCAACGATTCTGTCTGCATCACGAACACTAGATTTCTCAGGAGTTGTTACAACAATTGCTCGATCTGCGCCTGATATAGCATTTTGAAATCCTTGCTCAATTCCGGCAGGGCAATCGATAATAATATAATCATATTCCTGCTTCAATTCGGAAACGATTTCTTTCATTCCGTCTGTTGTTACAGCTGTTTTATCACTAGTTTGCGCAGCAGGCAATAATGATAGATAATCAAATCGCTTGTCCTTAATCAAGGCTTGCTTAAGCTTACAACGCCCTTCAATCACGTCGACAATATCATAAATAATTCGGTTTTCAAGTCCCATAATTACATCTAAGTTCCTTAAACCAATATCTGTATCAATTAAACAAACTTTTTTTTCCATTAATGCCAAAGCGGTTCCGATATTAGCTGATGTCGTTGTCTTACCGACACCACCCTTCCCAGATGTAATAACGATTGCCTCACCCATTATTTATTCTCCTTTCAAATCCGCTTATTTCCTTACGCTTACGAGAAAGAACCTTTAACGAATCGATGATGATCTTATCTTGTTCTTCATCGATAATCCCACATTCCATGTAAACACCATCCGATTCATAATCAGGGGCTCGACTTATATAATCAGCAATTCGAAGTTGTGTCGGCTTCATATAAGAGGCCGTTATGAAAGCGTTGCGGTCACCAGTTGCACCAGCATGAGCAACTCCAAATAAATTGCCCATAATGTATATATTACCCGTAGAAACTACTTTTCCACCTGGATTGACATCTCCAATTAACAGGAGGTCTCCCTCAACTTCCAACACTTGACCAGATCTCACAATTCGATTAATAGCTTTTATTTCGCTTTCTTCTCGCCATTTTAAAGCATCTTCTCTACTTATTAAATCGGATTCAATAGCAGTAATTTGAAAGCGATTTTGAACACTTATAATGTTTCGCAATGCTTTCTCCTGCTCTTCATTTAAAAGACGATTACCCAATTTAACTTTTACCGTTACAATTGGTTCATCTTCTTTTGGTTTGCTTGCCATAATTTTTTCATCAAGTTCTTTTATAACATCATGGAAGGATGCTGATTCATCAATAAATAAACTCAATCCTTCCCTGGTACCTTTAATTAATATTATTTGCTTCTTGTCAAGCACTGCAAGTTCACCTCATTACAAAATAGCCTGCGGTAAATTTATAGTAACCACACAAGTGAATACTTTCGCTCACAGTGAGTTACTTCCAGTTAACTGTTCCCTTCCCCATCTAGCAAGACGTTTTGCTACGAAAGGATATATAATCAATAAAAATACTAAATTGGAAACGACTGTTGGCAGAAGACGCCCTGTTAAATAGGACTCCCAGACCATATCTGTTAATCCTACAACCATGTATATAAAATAAATGGAAAGGTCCACTAATAAAAACCCAACGGCTCCCAATAACAATAAAACATAGAAATTCCCCTGGAGAATTTTCTTTAAGCCATGAATGATATAAATGATCAATGCATACATAAACATGTAAACACCTAAAACTCCTGTATATACAATATCAATTAATAACCCAAAAAGTAATGCATAGACGACCGAATGATACGTATTATCATTGTCATAGAAAATCGTCATATATATTAGAAATGCAAAAACCCAGTGCGGGACCATTAGCATATCACTCATTACAAAATCAGATGGCAGGAGTTCCAGTGCAACACCTTCCAAGATGGTTAACAGAAAAAGAATGAGAGGAAAATATAGACGTTTCATCACTCATCTTCCTCCTCATCACTGCTTTCCTCTTGTGACTCCATAGCACGGTCTACGACGATGACATGACTTAAATCGTATAGATCAGCTGCTGGTTCAACCATCGCGATACGAGTTAATCCATATTGATCAGATACAACTTCCTTGACTTTACCAATTGGAAGACCAGCAGGAAACTCTCCGCCTAACTCAGAAGAAACGACAAGCTCACCTTCTTTTAAATTCTTGTCTGATTCTTCAATGATTCGGAACAGCAATGAATTTGTTTCATCTTCAAATCCTTCAATCATACCGAAGATATTTTTCCCCCCGTCTTCTCTGGAAATCTCAGCAGAGATTCGGTTAAATTGATCAAATCCAGTAAGCAGTTGCACCGTTGAAGTAAATTCGGAAGCACTTTGAACTTTCCCAACCATGCCCTCTGCAGTGATAACAACCATATTATTGTCTACACCGTCCTGTTTCCCTTTATTGATCGTCACCTGCTCAACCCAGCGCTCTGGTGACCTGGCTATAACAGTAGCTTTTATTGGATTATAATCACGAGCCGATTCCTCGATTTCTAACAGTGCCATCAGCTCTTCATTTTCCTTTTTTATTTCTTGAACTTCATAAGTCAATGTTTGATATTGCGATAGCTGTTCTTTTAATAACTGATTTTCTTCATATGTGTTTTTAAAATCGTTAATATTTGAAACAATATCGGTAACGAACCTGACCGGGGTATGAATCACTTGCTGCGTCCAACCAACTGCATCATTAATGAATTTTACGGGAGTACTTAAATTTTCCCGGTTATTCAGTGAATAGCCAATTAAAGCTACTAAAACTATAAAACCAATTAATAGAATAAAAAGTCGTTTATTACGAAAAAATTGCACCTAAGACACCTACTTATTAATTTAAAGGACGAGAAGATACGCTCG
This region of Oceanobacillus sp. FSL K6-2867 genomic DNA includes:
- the pheA gene encoding prephenate dehydratase, which encodes MTKIGYLGPKGTFTKLAVDTAFGDELKQSFQTIPECIDAVDNGTIDIGVVPLENAIEGTVQITVDYLIHQVRLPIVSEIVVPIQQHLLVRKDFNGNLSDIQEVHSHSHAIAQCHQFLHQNLSHASTVFSTSTGRAAEIASERNEPIAAIGNKLAASEYGLQIFKANIHDYPNNHTRFLVLTKDRDLVQIKHEAHLERTSLLIGLPSDKPGALHQILSAFSWRKMNLSKIESRPTKTGLGNYFFIIDVDQPYDNVLFPGVKAELEALGCEVTILGTYPVYHMNI
- the obgE gene encoding GTPase ObgE — protein: MFVDQVSVYVKAGDGGNGLVAYRREKYVPMGGPAGGDGGDGADIIFKVDEGLNTLMDFRYNRHFKGKRGENGMSKTQHGKNAEPLILSVPPGTTVIDEDTEEVIADLTVHNQQAVIVRGGRGGRGNTRFATPRNPAPDMAENGEPGQERNIKVELKLIADVGLVGFPSVGKSTFLSVVSAAKPKIADYHFTTLSPNLGVVDTGDGRSFVLADLPGLIEGASAGVGLGHQFLRHVERTRVIVHVIDMASIEGRDPYDDYLKINQELEAYDSKLSSRPQLIAANKMDMPGAKENLEKFKEQLNKSLPIYEISALTRDGLRDILFAIADLLEKTPKNKTEIDDTDETVIYRYQKEEEPFHITRDPDGAFVLYGNKIEKLFKMTDFQRDEATQRFARQLRGMGVDAALRERGAKDGDTIRLLDFEFEFIE
- a CDS encoding Spo0B domain-containing protein, whose amino-acid sequence is MMGEQVVQILQHYRHELMNHLQIVQGYVGMRNIEKAEKKLSEIVEYYNEERKLMNLNAPDFMLWIIQFNMRYNNFRLTYTIHPEYKNLHASDSLLVSQFHDFMERCVEILNPELLYEVKLVAEERSDTRIEMMLSIICEMDEAEQLMDDIKKMQKDEAAEIVIAKTMNGVSFGLIVSQ
- the rpmA gene encoding 50S ribosomal protein L27, with the translated sequence MIRLDLQFFATKKGAGSTKNGRDSESKRLGAKRADGQFVTGGSILYRQRGTKIYPGENVGRGGDDTLFAKIDGVVKFERYGRDRKKVSVYPVAQEA
- a CDS encoding ribosomal-processing cysteine protease Prp; translation: MIQVTVFRTDKQITAFELSGHAESGPYGYDLVCAGVSAVSIGTVNAVMELCDTNLEIEQGAEGGYLHVTLPKRLPYEQMGKVQLLFEGMLISLKSIELEYSQFIKIENK
- the rplU gene encoding 50S ribosomal protein L21; protein product: MYAIIETGGKQVKVVEGQEIYVEKVSAEANDSITFDKVLFVGGDDVKVGAPYVEGATVTAKVEKQGRQKKVIVYKYKRRKNYHRKQGHRQPYTKLVIEKINA
- a CDS encoding site-2 protease family protein, whose product is MSFLNYIPKIHIHPILFIFIIISFLTGTFLELLIIFALVLFHELGHYIAARMMKWRIRYIVLWVFGGVMDTEEHGNKSMKEEAFVTLAGPYQHLVVYYLCFLMEAFQLIPASILELILYYNTIFLLFNLIPVWPLDGGKLLLLVVSYFFPYKKAYQFTLIFSMVFITLILVLQLLFFPFTLSSFFIWAFLFMENRNDWKQRSYVFMRFLLRRYEGDAAIKGVVPLTVAPDSSFLDLFSRFRREKKHPIYIVYAENNRKSVDEADCLQSYFYEREYNQSVGDAFLYK
- a CDS encoding M23 family metallopeptidase, which codes for MDNDIKKVRKAIEQRKKMRGLPSGGETTKQMLPSIPGEEEKHGYYSVFTNHEEVSSRNNRAVTSIALKGILSAMLFFGTALLWQADTTLLQKPREWTSQVMKNEFPFAKVNVWYKETFGRPLSLSPEPEPVLETNEDQAMALPVNGNITETFQTNGTGIMITPKETANVTSIQEGVVIFAGNDKETNKTVTVQHADGTVTNYGNLSSIDVHLYQFIAGNQQIGSFTPEADNETVFFSIEKNNDYVDPVQVIQVDELP
- the minD gene encoding septum site-determining protein MinD, translating into MGEAIVITSGKGGVGKTTTSANIGTALALMEKKVCLIDTDIGLRNLDVIMGLENRIIYDIVDVIEGRCKLKQALIKDKRFDYLSLLPAAQTSDKTAVTTDGMKEIVSELKQEYDYIIIDCPAGIEQGFQNAISGADRAIVVTTPEKSSVRDADRIVGLLEKEEMSETPRLIINRIRNHMMKNGDMIDIEDIVQLLSIDLIGVVIDDDEVIKASNKGEPIAMNPNSKASIAYRNIARRILGETVPLQSLEDEKGVFQRFKKFLGLRA
- the minC gene encoding septum site-determining protein MinC, whose product is MLDKKQIILIKGTREGLSLFIDESASFHDVIKELDEKIMASKPKEDEPIVTVKVKLGNRLLNEEQEKALRNIISVQNRFQITAIESDLISREDALKWREESEIKAINRIVRSGQVLEVEGDLLLIGDVNPGGKVVSTGNIYIMGNLFGVAHAGATGDRNAFITASYMKPTQLRIADYISRAPDYESDGVYMECGIIDEEQDKIIIDSLKVLSRKRKEISGFERRINNG
- the mreD gene encoding rod shape-determining protein MreD: MKRLYFPLILFLLTILEGVALELLPSDFVMSDMLMVPHWVFAFLIYMTIFYDNDNTYHSVVYALLFGLLIDIVYTGVLGVYMFMYALIIYIIHGLKKILQGNFYVLLLLGAVGFLLVDLSIYFIYMVVGLTDMVWESYLTGRLLPTVVSNLVFLLIIYPFVAKRLARWGREQLTGSNSL
- the mreC gene encoding rod shape-determining protein MreC; translation: MQFFRNKRLFILLIGFIVLVALIGYSLNNRENLSTPVKFINDAVGWTQQVIHTPVRFVTDIVSNINDFKNTYEENQLLKEQLSQYQTLTYEVQEIKKENEELMALLEIEESARDYNPIKATVIARSPERWVEQVTINKGKQDGVDNNMVVITAEGMVGKVQSASEFTSTVQLLTGFDQFNRISAEISREDGGKNIFGMIEGFEDETNSLLFRIIEESDKNLKEGELVVSSELGGEFPAGLPIGKVKEVVSDQYGLTRIAMVEPAADLYDLSHVIVVDRAMESQEESSDEEEDE